A region from the Nonlabens sp. YIK11 genome encodes:
- a CDS encoding TlpA family protein disulfide reductase, producing MMYSNKLKSSNYTLKIANRLIYALFVITILTGCENKQKDFEQLESQVEKEYKKIKKLSYDVQNIMHFADGTIWDNQGSAIIERDENDEIFGFSFYGIRNDLNRALVYDNGEAFQLYNQDKKIRIETPDSHLLGTPGGQMIYEDIFKLEEEYQSVDLVETDSTYHVRYKFADDTIYNSTERTKELILRHHDLLPIYVKTEVQPEVGNKFQSIYKFSNYKLNDSVQSSIENKKRILNEYEPIVYDEPAPNPIIGKKIPEITLPKLFEPETQYALNQKKLTLIDFWEIWCGPCIQSFPKIQNLNDTYSDNLQIIGVVTEDYDFAQDLVKKRNANFLNLRGNKDLKKEFRVFGVPNYFLVDEKGIVLHQYVGYTEKIESDIKEYLSKQIKSKPKVMM from the coding sequence ATGATGTATTCAAATAAATTAAAATCAAGTAATTATACTCTCAAAATAGCAAATCGTTTGATTTACGCTCTATTTGTGATAACTATTTTAACAGGGTGCGAAAACAAACAAAAAGATTTCGAACAATTAGAAAGTCAAGTCGAGAAAGAATACAAAAAAATTAAAAAGTTAAGCTATGATGTGCAGAACATAATGCATTTCGCCGACGGCACTATCTGGGATAATCAAGGTAGTGCCATCATTGAGAGAGATGAAAATGATGAAATATTTGGATTTTCGTTTTACGGAATAAGAAATGATTTAAATAGAGCATTGGTTTATGATAATGGAGAAGCCTTTCAATTATACAACCAAGATAAAAAGATTCGTATTGAAACTCCAGATTCACATTTACTTGGTACGCCTGGTGGTCAGATGATTTACGAAGACATTTTCAAGTTAGAAGAAGAGTATCAAAGCGTTGATCTAGTCGAAACAGACAGCACTTACCATGTCAGATATAAATTTGCGGATGACACTATATACAATAGCACGGAAAGGACAAAAGAGTTAATTCTAAGACATCATGATTTACTTCCAATTTACGTAAAAACAGAAGTCCAGCCAGAGGTAGGAAACAAATTTCAAAGCATTTACAAATTCAGCAATTATAAACTTAATGATAGTGTTCAAAGTTCAATTGAAAACAAAAAAAGAATACTGAACGAGTATGAACCAATAGTATATGACGAGCCAGCACCAAATCCTATTATTGGTAAAAAAATACCCGAAATAACTTTACCCAAGCTATTTGAACCAGAAACACAATATGCGCTGAATCAAAAAAAATTGACATTGATAGACTTTTGGGAAATATGGTGTGGTCCATGTATTCAATCATTTCCTAAAATTCAAAATCTAAATGATACCTATAGTGATAATTTACAGATAATTGGTGTAGTTACCGAAGATTATGACTTTGCTCAAGATCTCGTTAAAAAACGAAATGCAAATTTTCTGAATCTTAGAGGTAATAAAGATTTGAAAAAGGAATTTAGGGTATTCGGTGTACCTAATTATTTTTTAGTAGATGAGAAGGGCATTGTTCTACATCAATATGTGGGATATACAGAGAAAATTGAAAGCGATATTAAAGAGTATTTGAGCAAACAGATCAAAAGCAAACCAAAAGTTATGATGTGA
- a CDS encoding M56 family metallopeptidase, translating into MQHFLINSSVCLFSLWLVYKLLLENTSWHQFKRFYLLTSLVVSVMVPFLVVRTVILPVQTAIPAMEFTASEIPTEVVEPIAAAQESFTVDWSLIVLGLYLLGVAIMAARLTRNLYNLRIKKTDELSIYNDHKLVLRKDVEVPHSFYNRIYISAKEYRSGKIPEVVMEHEMAHLEQRHSIDILLMEFLIVVMWFNPLLYLIRFSIKLNHEFLADHAVLAKGYQTSTYQETLLAFTARSQYQTITNTFNFPIIKKRFTIMKSHTSNASMLMRSIVVILVLALLVVGCGKEITVKSQDSNEIIRESNLTSQDTLNEEKISLVLIDPVAENKSTTLKNKKYRYSIKDDDIIFYDENENVFDIADINYRPILGSYNFEWPDAERTTVANMNLLQQIVYKMNNEVRTNKTFLIDDQPYNYEEMMRQLENIDEASLNMGIGKREKCIISVDTKKAGFSKNYSNTLKNVDDYFNIYLAELERIEQTHN; encoded by the coding sequence ATGCAACACTTCTTAATCAATAGCTCGGTGTGTTTGTTCAGCTTGTGGCTGGTGTACAAACTCTTGCTGGAAAATACGAGTTGGCATCAATTCAAGAGGTTTTACTTATTGACTTCGCTAGTCGTTTCGGTGATGGTACCATTTCTTGTAGTGCGCACGGTAATTTTACCGGTGCAAACAGCAATTCCCGCGATGGAATTCACAGCATCGGAAATACCAACCGAAGTGGTAGAACCTATTGCCGCAGCTCAAGAATCATTCACTGTAGATTGGAGTTTGATCGTTTTAGGCTTGTATCTCTTAGGCGTTGCGATTATGGCTGCGCGACTAACGCGAAATCTCTATAACCTGCGCATCAAGAAAACGGATGAATTGTCAATTTATAATGACCACAAATTGGTTTTGCGTAAGGATGTAGAAGTGCCACATTCCTTTTACAATCGTATTTATATCTCTGCAAAAGAATACAGATCAGGCAAAATACCTGAAGTGGTTATGGAGCACGAAATGGCGCACCTAGAACAACGACACAGCATTGATATATTATTAATGGAATTTTTGATCGTCGTCATGTGGTTCAACCCTTTATTGTACTTGATCAGGTTTTCCATCAAGCTCAATCACGAGTTTCTAGCAGACCATGCTGTACTTGCTAAAGGCTATCAGACAAGTACCTATCAAGAAACCTTGCTTGCCTTTACGGCAAGATCGCAATACCAAACCATCACCAACACTTTCAATTTTCCTATCATCAAAAAAAGATTTACGATTATGAAAAGTCATACTTCAAACGCTAGTATGCTAATGAGAAGCATAGTTGTTATTCTAGTCTTGGCCTTGCTGGTTGTAGGTTGTGGTAAGGAAATCACCGTCAAATCACAAGATAGCAATGAAATAATTCGAGAATCTAATTTAACTTCTCAGGACACTCTTAATGAAGAAAAAATATCTCTGGTACTGATTGATCCTGTTGCAGAAAATAAGAGCACTACCTTAAAAAACAAAAAGTATCGTTACTCCATAAAAGACGATGATATAATTTTTTACGATGAAAATGAAAATGTTTTTGACATCGCCGATATAAACTACAGACCTATTTTGGGTTCCTATAATTTTGAGTGGCCAGATGCAGAACGAACTACGGTAGCCAATATGAATCTTTTACAACAAATAGTTTATAAGATGAACAATGAAGTCCGTACAAATAAAACTTTTCTTATAGACGATCAACCTTATAATTATGAAGAAATGATGCGTCAATTGGAAAATATAGATGAGGCCAGTCTTAATATGGGAATTGGTAAAAGAGAAAAATGCATAATCTCTGTTGATACCAAGAAAGCTGGATTTTCTAAAAATTATTCAAATACCTTAAAAAATGTAGATGACTACTTTAACATCTACCTAGCTGAACTAGAGAGAATAGAACAGACTCATAATTAA
- a CDS encoding M56 family metallopeptidase: protein MQHFLINSSVCLFSLWLVYKLLLENTSWHQFKRFYFLAAIIISAIVPFVVVRTVVVPLNYGPAPDFTTMELNPDTIVETGFTMDWSWILWGAYLIGVLIMGYRFSKNLYDLRIKTTDEVTTYTSYKLILRELVQVPHSFFNSIYASKKDYHAGDIPDTVLQHEKAHLDQRHSADILFIELLIVLFWFNPLLYLVKYSMKLNHEFLADQAVLSSGVPTKTYQETLLAYSSSSQHRALANTFNFPIIKKRFTIMKTHTTTASGLLRSLAIVPVLALLVISCGQEEVMVESSNNDVKKLEDSRIKSDSIPDAVILSEPTLVYLNGAQNSGTIELDNQVYYYNLKEKGMSLYNEKGDKMKHTKDFGFVPFALWEAETKYSDLLNNAEIENYFIQGKAWGYSKTGDYFNTYNEFKNLDTSDTYIYYIKTKEDKYAFYFWPKEKVKETSDKVLFAPNFNI from the coding sequence ATGCAACACTTCTTAATCAATAGCTCTGTTTGTTTGTTCAGCTTATGGCTGGTGTACAAACTGTTGCTGGAAAATACGAGTTGGCATCAATTCAAGAGGTTTTATTTCCTGGCAGCCATCATCATTTCGGCCATAGTTCCTTTTGTGGTGGTCCGTACCGTAGTGGTTCCTTTAAATTACGGACCTGCACCAGATTTCACTACCATGGAATTGAACCCTGATACCATTGTAGAAACTGGTTTTACAATGGATTGGAGCTGGATCTTATGGGGTGCTTATTTGATAGGAGTTTTGATTATGGGTTACAGGTTTTCAAAAAACCTGTATGACCTACGCATCAAAACCACAGATGAAGTCACCACTTACACCTCTTACAAACTGATTTTAAGGGAATTGGTTCAGGTGCCTCACTCCTTCTTCAACAGTATCTATGCTTCAAAGAAGGATTACCACGCAGGCGATATTCCAGATACCGTACTACAGCATGAAAAGGCACATCTGGATCAAAGACACAGTGCCGATATCTTATTTATTGAACTTCTTATTGTTTTGTTTTGGTTCAACCCATTGTTGTATCTGGTCAAATATTCCATGAAGCTAAATCATGAATTCCTTGCAGATCAAGCGGTGCTTTCCAGTGGCGTACCCACAAAAACATATCAAGAAACATTACTCGCCTATTCGTCCAGCAGTCAACATCGAGCGCTGGCCAACACCTTTAATTTTCCCATCATCAAAAAAAGATTTACCATTATGAAAACACACACCACCACCGCCAGCGGACTCTTAAGAAGTCTTGCTATTGTACCTGTCCTTGCTTTACTCGTTATTAGTTGCGGGCAGGAAGAAGTCATGGTAGAATCCTCTAATAATGATGTAAAAAAGCTAGAAGATTCTAGGATTAAAAGCGATTCAATACCTGATGCAGTTATCTTATCTGAACCTACACTTGTTTATCTAAATGGCGCTCAAAATTCGGGTACCATTGAGCTAGATAATCAAGTGTATTACTACAATTTGAAAGAAAAAGGGATGAGTCTTTACAATGAAAAAGGAGATAAAATGAAACATACAAAAGACTTTGGTTTTGTTCCATTTGCACTTTGGGAGGCAGAGACCAAATATTCTGATTTACTCAATAATGCAGAAATCGAAAATTATTTTATTCAAGGTAAAGCTTGGGGTTATTCAAAAACTGGTGATTATTTTAATACATACAATGAGTTTAAAAATTTAGATACAAGCGATACTTACATTTATTACATAAAAACAAAAGAAGATAAGTATGCCTTTTATTTTTGGCCTAAAGAAAAAGTGAAAGAAACTTCTGATAAGGTATTGTTTGCTCCAAATTTCAATATTTAA
- a CDS encoding BlaI/MecI/CopY family transcriptional regulator, whose protein sequence is MKLSKSEEELMNVLWKQEKAFMKDLLDAYPEPKPANTTIATMLKRMTDKGFVGYDLLGNSRQYYALVEKSTYFSKHVNGLIKNFFNDSASQFASFFTKETNLSQKELKELKKIIDDQIRDQ, encoded by the coding sequence ATGAAGTTGTCAAAATCTGAAGAGGAATTAATGAATGTGCTTTGGAAACAAGAAAAAGCCTTTATGAAAGATTTGCTTGATGCTTATCCAGAACCCAAACCTGCCAACACGACTATTGCTACCATGCTCAAACGCATGACCGATAAAGGTTTTGTTGGATATGATCTTTTGGGGAACAGCCGCCAATATTATGCACTGGTAGAAAAGAGCACCTACTTCTCCAAACACGTGAACGGTCTTATCAAAAATTTCTTTAACGACAGCGCCTCACAATTCGCGTCCTTTTTTACTAAGGAAACCAACCTGTCTCAAAAAGAATTGAAGGAACTCAAGAAGATTATCGATGACCAAATCAGAGATCAATAG
- a CDS encoding DoxX family protein, with protein sequence MFGRIFMDPILSWIGRTIFETNGRLETVSTGSGDDTMSWLSLFLQAVVAITGTVVWTAIDYKRPSYNQLRYWFIVALRIFLIFFMITYGMVKVFKIQFMDPSLLRLLQPVGDMSPMGLAWTYMGHSNAFNVFVGFAEVLGGLLLIPRRTQTLGALIVTGVMTHVAVMNFTYDIPVKIFSVHLVLMALFIFLTDSRRFIDVFFKNKAVKSYEYYNPADGNTWNKIVIYFKWIATGLLLVAFSIGGFIGEHSLGHKRDKPDYYGIWEVQLHVEQGDTLMPLTTATGRWRYLILDNENMASIKMTNDSIESYKFELDSTKTRIKMYPKDSELDGYNITLRSMDSTNMRLQSSRDNDSLIVDLRLKDLKSFRLLNRGFHWVNEYPYNR encoded by the coding sequence ATGTTTGGGCGGATTTTTATGGACCCCATTCTATCATGGATAGGACGCACCATTTTTGAAACGAACGGCAGGCTGGAGACTGTTTCTACCGGTAGCGGCGACGATACGATGTCATGGTTGTCCCTTTTTCTGCAAGCCGTCGTGGCCATTACCGGTACTGTTGTCTGGACCGCCATTGATTACAAAAGGCCTTCTTACAATCAACTGCGATATTGGTTTATCGTGGCGCTGCGCATCTTCTTGATATTCTTTATGATTACCTACGGCATGGTAAAAGTGTTCAAGATCCAATTCATGGATCCTTCACTGCTCAGGCTTTTACAACCTGTGGGCGATATGTCGCCTATGGGACTGGCCTGGACCTATATGGGACATAGCAATGCTTTTAATGTCTTTGTTGGTTTTGCAGAGGTTTTGGGAGGTTTGCTACTCATTCCCAGACGCACGCAAACGCTGGGTGCGCTCATCGTTACTGGCGTTATGACGCATGTGGCCGTGATGAATTTTACCTATGATATTCCTGTAAAGATCTTCTCGGTTCATCTGGTGCTCATGGCGTTGTTCATTTTCCTGACAGACAGCCGGCGCTTTATAGATGTTTTCTTTAAAAACAAAGCCGTCAAGAGCTATGAATATTACAATCCAGCAGATGGTAACACATGGAACAAAATTGTGATCTATTTTAAATGGATTGCTACTGGATTGTTGCTGGTGGCATTCTCCATTGGTGGATTCATAGGCGAGCATAGCCTAGGCCACAAAAGGGACAAGCCAGATTATTATGGCATCTGGGAAGTGCAATTGCATGTCGAGCAAGGTGATACTCTTATGCCGTTAACCACGGCAACGGGTCGCTGGCGGTATTTGATCTTGGACAACGAGAATATGGCATCCATCAAAATGACTAATGACAGTATCGAGTCTTATAAATTTGAACTGGACAGTACCAAAACGAGGATTAAGATGTATCCGAAAGATTCAGAGTTGGATGGCTACAATATAACATTGAGATCCATGGATTCCACCAACATGAGGCTGCAAAGCTCGCGTGATAATGATTCTTTGATCGTAGACCTTAGGCTTAAGGACTTGAAAAGCTTCCGTTTGTTGAATCGTGGTTTTCACTGGGTGAATGAATATCCCTATAACAGATAG
- a CDS encoding dipeptidase: MNTKTYVDQHKDRFTNELVDLLKIPSISADKAYKDDVIKTSEVVKTALEKAGCDHVEICDTPGYPIVYGEKIIDKDLPTVLVYGHYDVQPPDPINLWDSPPFEPVIKKTDLHPDGAIFARGACDDKGQMYMHVKAMEFMTANDALPCNVKFMIEGEEEVGSESLGWFLERNREKLANDVILISDTGMISKETPSITTGLRGLSYVEVEITGPNRDLHSGLYGGAVANPINILCQMIASLHDENNHITIPGFYDKVEELSKEERAEMAKAPFSQEEYNKALNIASEHGEKGYTTNERNSIRPTLDVNGIWGGYTGEGAKTVIASKAFAKISMRLVPNQNWKEITELFKNHFESIAPESVTVTVKPHHGGTAYVTPIDSIGYQAASAAYEDTFGKTPIPQRSGGSIPIVALFEKELNSKSILMGFGLDSDAIHSPNEHFGIWNYLKGIETIPHFYKHYAAMKK; encoded by the coding sequence ATGAATACCAAAACATACGTTGACCAACATAAAGACAGATTCACTAATGAACTCGTCGATCTTCTCAAAATACCGTCCATTAGTGCAGACAAAGCCTATAAGGACGACGTCATAAAAACAAGCGAAGTAGTAAAAACTGCTCTTGAAAAGGCAGGATGTGACCACGTAGAGATTTGCGATACACCTGGTTACCCTATTGTTTATGGAGAAAAGATTATCGATAAAGATTTACCTACGGTTTTAGTCTACGGTCATTATGACGTTCAACCGCCAGATCCTATTAATTTATGGGACAGTCCTCCTTTTGAACCTGTCATTAAAAAAACCGACCTACATCCTGACGGCGCCATATTTGCCCGCGGCGCCTGCGACGATAAGGGACAAATGTACATGCATGTCAAAGCCATGGAGTTCATGACGGCTAATGATGCTTTGCCCTGCAACGTAAAATTCATGATTGAAGGTGAAGAAGAAGTAGGTAGCGAGTCACTCGGTTGGTTCCTAGAACGCAATCGTGAGAAACTGGCTAATGATGTGATCCTTATTTCTGATACCGGAATGATTTCAAAGGAAACTCCTAGTATCACAACAGGACTGCGAGGCTTAAGTTATGTAGAGGTAGAAATTACGGGTCCTAATCGCGACCTGCATTCTGGTTTGTATGGTGGCGCGGTGGCAAACCCCATCAATATATTATGTCAGATGATCGCTTCACTGCATGATGAAAACAACCACATTACCATTCCTGGTTTTTACGACAAGGTAGAAGAATTGAGTAAGGAAGAACGCGCCGAAATGGCTAAAGCTCCATTCTCTCAAGAAGAATACAACAAGGCGCTCAACATAGCCTCAGAACATGGTGAGAAAGGCTACACCACTAACGAGCGTAATAGCATACGACCAACGCTGGATGTCAATGGCATTTGGGGTGGTTATACCGGTGAAGGTGCTAAAACCGTAATCGCAAGCAAGGCTTTTGCGAAGATCTCCATGCGCCTGGTTCCAAATCAAAACTGGAAAGAAATCACAGAACTTTTTAAAAACCACTTTGAAAGCATCGCTCCAGAAAGTGTTACCGTAACGGTAAAACCGCACCATGGTGGTACGGCCTACGTTACGCCTATCGACAGCATAGGTTATCAGGCCGCCAGCGCTGCTTATGAAGACACCTTTGGGAAAACACCAATACCACAACGCAGCGGTGGTTCCATTCCTATCGTCGCGCTGTTTGAAAAAGAGTTGAATTCCAAATCCATTCTGATGGGCTTTGGGCTGGACAGCGATGCGATTCACTCGCCTAATGAGCATTTTGGTATATGGAATTATCTGAAAGGTATAGAGACCATCCCACATTTTTACAAGCATTATGCAGCGATGAAAAAGTAA
- a CDS encoding tyrosine-type recombinase/integrase, whose translation MNKPLYQRLFLCLTTLIVEQESPAEYQGEYHFKITVGKKNYERPKLYIPKVLKNGKKVPTVDPGKRWYIYFRYEGKLIKRYSGLNQFKTVSERKKVGQALIDAFTEMLRRGWSPLDRINNHNNYQQEQKLSLEQALKSALENKKSVLKESTFSQYENAYNRFMTWCKQNFIAGILIHEFKRKQFATYLNYLKKEGNNPTSINNNKRAISALFSKLVADFVIEINPVAGIKTETSKPLKNRPFTASQLKQVLQCCEMNDPYILNFIKFMVFAMLRPREVIRLQKKSITNNLIFVDTKKGMATINIIDKLKPLVSELVAQCSSDEDTLLTYQNKPMVWTASEKGKTNVFTRRFKKIKDKIGLDENYGLYSFRHTAIYHLYQSYMDDGLSHSEIINKLLPITRHKSEKELTAYLREVGAMLPPDYSERFTFNL comes from the coding sequence ATGAATAAGCCGCTATATCAGCGGCTTTTCTTATGTTTGACAACTTTAATAGTTGAACAAGAATCGCCTGCCGAGTATCAAGGCGAGTATCATTTTAAAATCACCGTGGGTAAAAAAAACTACGAACGACCAAAGCTTTACATTCCTAAAGTTCTTAAAAATGGTAAGAAGGTGCCAACAGTTGATCCTGGTAAACGTTGGTATATATACTTTAGGTACGAAGGCAAACTCATAAAAAGATATAGTGGTTTAAATCAGTTTAAAACTGTTAGCGAACGAAAAAAGGTGGGCCAAGCATTAATAGATGCATTTACTGAAATGCTAAGACGTGGATGGTCTCCTTTAGACCGTATCAACAACCATAACAACTATCAACAAGAACAGAAATTATCTCTAGAGCAGGCGCTCAAGTCGGCTTTGGAAAACAAAAAAAGTGTTTTAAAAGAAAGTACTTTTAGCCAGTACGAGAACGCTTATAACCGATTTATGACTTGGTGTAAGCAAAATTTTATAGCTGGAATATTGATTCATGAGTTCAAGAGGAAACAGTTTGCAACGTATCTAAACTACTTAAAAAAAGAAGGAAATAACCCTACGAGTATTAATAACAATAAAAGGGCAATAAGTGCCTTATTTAGCAAATTGGTAGCGGATTTTGTTATTGAAATAAATCCAGTAGCAGGGATTAAAACCGAGACTAGCAAGCCTTTGAAGAATCGACCATTTACGGCCTCTCAATTGAAGCAGGTATTGCAATGTTGTGAGATGAATGACCCTTACATATTGAATTTTATCAAATTCATGGTTTTTGCAATGCTTAGGCCTAGAGAAGTAATTCGTCTTCAAAAAAAGAGCATTACCAACAATTTAATATTTGTCGATACTAAAAAGGGAATGGCTACGATCAATATAATTGATAAGCTAAAACCTCTGGTTTCTGAACTTGTTGCTCAATGCAGCAGTGATGAAGACACTTTGTTGACTTATCAAAATAAACCAATGGTTTGGACCGCAAGTGAGAAGGGAAAAACAAATGTCTTTACTCGTAGGTTTAAAAAAATTAAAGACAAGATAGGTCTTGATGAAAATTATGGACTGTATAGCTTTCGTCATACTGCGATTTACCACTTATACCAATCCTATATGGATGATGGCCTATCTCATTCTGAGATCATCAATAAGCTGTTGCCCATTACTCGTCATAAGAGTGAAAAAGAACTAACTGCGTATTTGCGTGAAGTTGGAGCCATGTTACCGCCTGATTATAGCGAGCGTTTTACTTTCAACTTATAG
- a CDS encoding STM3941 family protein translates to MTEIKLYKSKKKVLKQFLLAASLIAAGIWMINRDGGSETDRIMGWIGTCFFSLAIPVGLFHMFDKRPQVIINEIGIYDRTTHDEFINWEIIKDAYPVNVYGQHFICLLVPDNFKPSKRKGKFHKAMSKINEALDFQELNIQLGQLEMDTIKLTEFIIAMTHAEKNKKAELIKTLPNNV, encoded by the coding sequence ATGACCGAAATCAAATTATATAAATCAAAGAAAAAAGTTCTGAAACAATTTCTACTTGCTGCGTCATTAATTGCAGCAGGAATATGGATGATTAATAGAGATGGAGGGTCTGAAACTGACCGAATAATGGGCTGGATAGGAACTTGCTTTTTTAGTTTAGCAATTCCAGTAGGACTTTTCCATATGTTTGACAAAAGACCTCAAGTAATAATTAATGAAATCGGAATTTATGATAGAACGACTCACGACGAATTTATAAATTGGGAAATTATCAAAGATGCTTATCCAGTAAATGTTTATGGACAACATTTTATTTGTCTTTTAGTGCCAGATAATTTCAAGCCTTCCAAAAGGAAAGGGAAGTTTCATAAAGCTATGAGCAAAATTAATGAAGCTCTTGATTTTCAAGAATTGAATATACAACTTGGACAATTAGAAATGGACACAATTAAACTGACTGAATTTATAATCGCAATGACACACGCTGAAAAAAATAAAAAAGCGGAATTAATAAAAACGTTGCCCAACAATGTATAA
- a CDS encoding DUF4265 domain-containing protein, giving the protein MTETKEKYEKILFKYHSNVLDELTVETMWAEIIDKDNGIYKLDNIPFYGPQIATDDEFYAEFDESEKMLTYKKTTKHSGNSIVLVIITKKGFDKEIIRNRFKELDCESEGLNDIYFSMEIVKKVNYSGIRKILDEYENDGIIEFAEPCLSDKHRAELKNN; this is encoded by the coding sequence ATGACAGAAACTAAAGAAAAATACGAGAAAATTTTATTCAAATATCACAGCAATGTTCTTGATGAACTGACTGTAGAAACTATGTGGGCAGAAATAATTGACAAGGATAACGGAATTTATAAATTGGACAATATTCCTTTCTACGGACCACAAATCGCAACCGATGACGAATTTTACGCGGAATTTGACGAATCGGAAAAAATGCTGACTTATAAAAAAACAACCAAACATTCTGGAAATTCTATAGTTTTAGTAATCATAACCAAAAAAGGATTTGACAAAGAAATTATTAGAAACCGATTTAAAGAATTGGATTGTGAAAGTGAAGGACTTAATGACATTTACTTTTCAATGGAAATTGTAAAAAAAGTTAATTATTCGGGAATAAGAAAAATATTAGACGAGTATGAAAATGACGGAATTATTGAATTCGCAGAACCTTGTCTATCGGACAAACATCGAGCTGAATTAAAAAACAACTAG